CTACCTCTGCGGcatcgccccctcccccatccccttcCCTATTCGTTTCGCTTCGCCCCTTTCTCGCATTTTTTTCTgtccctcctttttcttcacttttttttttctctctggtGAGCGCGAGTCTGTGCGGAAAAGAGGCAAACGAATACTACTTGGTATCgcaaggagaaaaaaaggagcaaaTGATGCTCTGTGCGCCATGTCGAGGGAGAAGTCGCTgtcggcgcagcgcatgCGTGACATCGGACAAGTGTGCGCGCTGAGAGGTgattctctttttttttatatTCGACCTTCAGCCACTGTGCTGAtagaaggggaaggaaagcacCCTTGAGTATCGGCGCGTGTGGGGGTGAGTGGCGTGTGTTTGCACGTGTGTCCTCGAGCATTGGCACTGGGCTATACGTCGCGTATGCAAGTGCCGCACTGCGTccctgcagcagtgctcaCGATaccggcacacgcgcacgctcaTGGGCATACGGCAACTACCAGCGATGCATTTCCTCCCTATCTGATTTAAGAAGAACTTGTGGTAGTttaaagaaaaaaaactcAATTGAGTCGCAGAGTAAcgaaaaaatatatatattcCCTCGATCAACTATCGAAACTGCTATGTCGCAGTAGGTTCAACGGATTGCTTCACAACTCCCCACTGAGGCTTCAAGTGCGTCATGCATCACAACTTTTATTGAGCGTCGTTGTATCGTAACCGACTGCGGTGacatctttttctttttctgatGCTACTGTAGTACCTCTCGAATATTACACAGCGTTGCGCATCTCATAGCTGACAagccttctccatctctctctttctctctcgcactgcgtcttctcttcttttccttgccGCATACGCAGCGGGGTTTTCCTTCTTCCttgctcgcctcctccctctacGGCTACATGAaggttgtgtgtgtttcccccccccccccccccttgcgTCACCAGCACCACATTTTCCCACTCTTCCCATGTAAACCCTCACtcattttttctcttctaGTCCTTGTAGCAAGCCTCGCTTGCCTCGAAACcacctttctctcgctcttgcaTTCATGAACCCACTCCTGCTCGCTTTCGCCTGCTTCCATCATTTTTTTCTGCATCACTGCTCTCTTTATCCCATCGCTgttcctcgctctcttttgctcaCTTGTGTGTAGGCGTGCTCGTCATCTTCAGTCCGTTGGCTTGcttgttttgtttgtttcgtCCGCCTACCAACGCTGTGTTCACACATCCTCTCTCGCacatttttcttttctgggCTGTCTTGCCTGGTATTTGCTGTTGCAGTGCATCTCTGCGACTGTGGGCTCGTGTCGACAAGACGcttcttttgttgttgttttgcgCTTCTTCTAGAATTTGCTAGGGTGTCAATGAAGGAGAGAAcactgctctctctctcagctcGGCTGTAGCCACGTCAGTGATGCAGCCGACGTGGCTGCCCGATACGAAGGCCAGCGCACTGCTGGATGAGCTTGAGGCGTTTTTCTCgcaaggcagcagcaccgatcGCCTGCGCCAATTTATCGGCGAAAATGAGGGCACATTTGCCCTTATTGCCTCTGAGAGCGCGGTGAACACCGACACAGAGGTTAGTCTGCGACTCTATCATCTATTTCAGAAGTACGGCTCTCTGATTGAGGCCCTAATCGGCGAGTTCATGGCTACCATGGAGAAGCCGGATGAGTCTATGCTACAATCCCTGACATCCGCTATTCAAGAGGAGTGGAAGTCGCCGAACGCGGCCTACCGGTGTGTCTGCACTAGTTACGTTGTGGCATCCATGGACTACAAGGAATTCCTCGAGTTTGTCGATGATATGTACAGCATGACCCACTACAGGATGCTCAtggacgaagacgacgacagtGGGAAAGACGACAGTGAAGGGATAGCTGACGGCGCCAGTAATAGCGGCTGGCGGATTCCATGACCTGAACCTCGATCGAGGTACCGTGTGGAGGTGAGGGCGCCGCGTGGCAACAGCTTCCCTACCCCCTCCCATAGCGACGGCTTCGACTCTGTGGTGTTCagttttttgtttctctcgctcctcctcgtttcAACGCATTTCCTTCTCCAGATCCGTGCGTGTtcttctttattttttttccattTACCTTTTTCTCTATTCACGTGTGCTCAGaactgccgcagcgcgcacatgcgcactCTTTCGTGTTGCTCTCAGATCCAGTCGCCTCCTCAGCTCATTTCACTtgtttcttccttttctcccccctcccccgtaTTCCTGGTTTTCTGTTTCGCCGAGCGTTAAGGCGgacaaggagaagaaaagtgCGCATGCATGCGTTTTTTCCGGCGCTACCGTGTGCGTCTaacgctgccgtcgccacgaAAACtgcacgccccccccccgccctcttTTTCGTGGTGTCGATGAACCTGCGCCTTTATCGCACGCTGTAGGCGTCTTTGCCAGTGCAATTTTACGATTACATCTGTGTTTACGGGTCCCCCtcacctttctctctctctctttcgtttgcTGCGGGTAATGCGTGTACGAGCCTCATATTACCCCACTTTgtttttttgggggggaggaggggaaggggggggttgcCTCTGCATCTTGAGTAAGTTGAGGGGTCTCTCAAGGGCCGTCTCGCAACGAAAGAGAATCAACGCCGAGTAACAACAGTAGACGTTCATCAACTGAAGGGAGGGCTAACAGGCGTGATACTAGTGGGCGTGCCGAAATTGAAATCGAGTAACAGTGAAagtgagaaaaaaaaatggtaACGGTCTTAGAGCTGTGGTAgcctgtctccctctccccaggGTTTCCTTTCGTATGTATCTATTGCTGCAGGTGGGTCGGGGGTCATCGTCGTAGTCTCCGGTGGTCAACCAAATCTTCGACAGAAGTTgtgtttcccctccccctttcccttcctctgcgCTCATGCAAAATCTAAAAAGGGAGGAGTAGGCATGGAACTCAAAATGGAGCTGAGGAGGGGTGCAAAAGCCATTGGATGACGGCGTGAACCGACTTTAGACGTCTTCATTGGTTTGACGTACCTAAAGACTTCTGTATCACTCTGGAGCcgaagcaaaacaaaaactATAGTCGCTTAAAAGCTGAGTTCAATGAGCGTAGGGACTCGTGGTTACTTACATCCACCGCTGCGTTGTGGCGAGTTGCCCATCCCTCCCTGCTACACACTTTTTGTTTCAGGTCGAAACTGTCGGCATCTCCTTTTTTACTCTCTCCACATGCCCGAATCCTTCATTATCTGCCACGTCTACTCCAATCACAGCCGATGCCCTTTTACTTTGTTGGACCCCACCCGACCCGGGCGTAACGTAGGAGGCGTTGCTCCACCGGCACACATCAACGTTTGGCTGCACGCGCAGTCATTGCCACCTTGTTGAGTCGCCTatagccccccccccccccagccaTGAGTGAGAGCAACACTAGCGGTAGTGGGATAACCCCGCAGTACTTCTCCCCCTCGTTGCCGCCATCGGATGATCTGACAGCACACCACTGCGGTTCCTCTCTGTCGGGCACCGAGGTCGGCGGCGATCGGGACGAGAACAGGCGAGATcccgtggcagcagcaaggagCGCAGAGGAATGTTGCGCGGGCGGCAACTCTCGCTTTTTGTACTCCGCCGCAGAGGTACCGCCGCTCTCACCGGTTGCGCACCCTGGCAAGTACATGTACGCCATGGATACCCGTCAAAGTTCTCTGCATGCCTCGGGCAACTTACTGGACTTTGCCGAACTGGATGATTCACAAACGCACTTGCACCACCGAATCGAGCTCATGCAGGGGggcaacggcggcgtggGTTTGCGTGAGAGTGCGGGCCCTCTGCGCAACCTAAGCTTGTCCACCtatcccaccaccaccaacgtAGCGTCGTTCACGCCAACTCTCAGCAACAAGAATTCTATTTCCTTGCCACCGGCGCAAACCATGTTGCCTGTAGTCACGCAGCCCATCACAAATGTACTGAAGCCGCCCGGTACAGCGAATGGAGCagatgcggtgctgccgggCGATACTCCGCCGGTCCTACTCTCTTCGCAGTCGGACCATCCAAATAAGTCTGCCGCAAAGGTgctggcctcctcctctgcctcccttGCCGCACCATCAACTCACTGCAATACTCATCCAGCCGCCGGCGCAGGTCAAGCAACTGTACACGACACCAACGAAGTCGTCTATAACGGTGCGTGGTGCCACCCTGAACCCTCTTTGCAGCGTCGACGTTTGACGTTGTCCTTCTCCAACTACAGCCGCAGTCACAACCGCATCCACCCTCGAATAGAAGCGTCCAGACGCGCGGGCTGCCCGCGCCGTTCTCAGGCGCACCGCAAAGGGTGAGTCGGCTGTCCCACATTCCCACCCGACCCCGCCGGACATCCCGCCAGAACGCATGACCTATGAGACCCTGCTTGCCTTGCTagcgaacagcagcagaagcagcaacggcagcgatggGGGAAGCAAGGGGGTGAGAAGAAACGGTTCACCAAGATgtatctcctcctccacaaccTCGTCACGTGGAAACGGCAGTAACGCCCACGACTCACTAGACACGCAGCCGCCACTTCTATCCCCTGTCGCTGAGGCACCGCCAACACACCAGCGGTCGTTACCCCCTTCACCGGCGCCGACGCCCCTTGGATCACCCCCGACACTCAGTGCGCCTTCCTCATCACCCTCTGAGTCCAACCCCGGACACCGTGGGGCCCCGTTACTGCTCTGGACTTCACTAAACTAaccacagcgacggcagcagcagccagcagcGGTTGACTTCGTGCACTTTGCGCTGCTCATTCAACAGGTCGACGTCCGCAGGACGGACATCAAGCGTATTGCGTGCACCGGCGCCTTTCCTAGGGACGACGTGAACACGGTGACAGTgaggctgcagctgcggcggcatgAAGTGCTGGTTCGTGTCGAGCCTATCGCGAATATCCAACAGGCCGCCATGAGGGGCAAGACGTGTGAAGGCTTTGAAGCTAAACAAGtcgaagaagcagcgcatcTCACCACTAGCAGTGGTACCACCAGATGACGAACCTGAACCTCCACGTGTGGTGGATGTCGCGGACTTTCGTGACACATTGGCTGTCTTTGATAATGCTCTACTAGCCATTAGCTTTGCACTGCGGAGTAGTGTAGCGCCTTACGACGACTTGGTGAGGGCGCCGTTGCAGTTCTGCGCCGCCGATCATTGCtcgcgcagcgacggcgagacTATGCGAGAAAACAACGACGAGAATATCTCTCAAGCGGAGAGGTCAGCGGCAGATGCAgtgaccgccgccgcagcgtccGCATCGACATTGGCGCCCCCCAAAATGCATGTGGATGCCCTTTTTGTCTGTGCTTCGCTTTTTGAAGGGCTGTAACGTCCATGTACTGGTCATGTTCAACCGAAAAGCCGTCTCCTCGTTCTGCACGAAGCTCCGTCATGTATACCGAGTAGGCCCTCGGCCCTCCTCCGACATCACGGGTGTAACGACGCTTTGCCGTGTGCTGATCACTCTGAACTATGACCGCAGAGAGGCATTGTGGTGCCCCCTGAGCATCTCCAGGCCTATTCGCCAAGTAGCATCACAGCGGCACGAATACCAGCGCCCTCAATGGCTGCAAACACAGTGCATCGCCAGACGTAAGAAGCACGAGAACGAAGCGGAGGCCGCCGTACAGGTAAAGAAGGATGCCATCGAGACGGAGCTACTTGCGTGGCAACTGCGCACAGCTCCTTATCGACAACAACCACAACAGAGCGAAGCGAGTGGTACTGgcgcccctgctgctgcccgatCCCAACCTCTTGTGGACGCCGAAGATAATGCCCCACACGTTATCATCCCTGTTCCAGGTGATAACCCTAGCAACGGCAGCAAGACGCCATCGCTGAAGCCGGAATATCCATTACCCTTTCACGCGGTTCTCTGCCCGAACCTGGTGCAGACGGACGTGGGGCTCACACTGCTTCTCTAGCAAGGCTTACATCCGCTGCTCACGATGGTGCGCTTGCGCCTCACAGTTGGCGTGCCACTCGGCTGCGTAACGGTTCTTTTCGGTCTCGCATTCATCATCTACACCACGAAGACGACAGACCCATGCCGCGCTCATGTTCGCACGGGTCAGTGTGTCGACGTCGGCAGTAgcgacaagagcagcagtATTAGCGGCTCCGGCAATCTGGACCTCTTGTCCTCCGCGTACCACGCTGGTTTCTCGAGCCCTTACCTGTACGGCccaccagcggcaccgggCGAGTGCCTCATCGTGACCATCTGCTGCAGCTTTGCAGCTCTTCTCGACAGCGTCCCCATCGTGTACTTTGCGGCTCGGTACCTAGCACTCGGCAGCACTCGGCCATGCTTCATTCATATTCTGCGCAGCATTCAGGCAGTGCTCGGCACAAGTGTGCTCATTCGCCACCTATGTTCTGTTTGTTTTTCGCAGGCGCCtccacgtgctgctgtgctcagCGCTTGTCGCCGGGGGCGACATGCTGTGCGCGGTGCACCTTGAGACCTGCGGCGATTGCTACGCCTACGAGGCGCATGGTCCTCTCAGCGGCACTAACGTCGCTCTTGTCCTGGCCTGTGGGTTCCTTGTTCTGTGCGTACTTCACTGGCTCGTCGCTGTGCTGCCTGTCCTGCCGAGCGTTGGCACGCAAGACATGATTCCTACGGCAACTCCAGACACGTACACTTTTCGTCCATGTCTCTTTGCCCTAGACGGCCCCACGCCGGCAGAGGTGGACCAGCTTCGGCAAGCcatgcagcagccgctgcggctaGAGGTGCATCACTGCATTCAAGCACGGGATCGATTACTAACAACCACCACGACAATTGGGGAGAGCATGCAAGCGAACCGCGTGAAGAGCTTGAAGCATACGGAACTGAACGAGGAGCGCCGCTAGGAGCGGGCACGGCCATTTCAGCAGCGGTCATGTGACGGTGtcgagcagcgcgcacgAAAAGGCCACGGCGGAGGGTGACGGCGATACGTCATGATTAATGCAGCAAGCgggagggcgaggagccaccgcagcagtcggTCGTCTTCATTGGGCTCTTTTGACCCCAGTGCAGACCATTCCCATGGCTACATCGTGCTGGcctcgcggctgctgcagcacgtgaCAGAGATTGGCTTCAGAGTGCAAGAGCGCAGCCCACCCACAACGCCTGCTCTCCCCTTCGACTCTGCCGGCGCCTCGTTCTCTGAGATGTCCAGCGAGGCTAAGGTAACGTCTTCGCCTGTGCTACCCATGTCACGTCACGTCGTTAGCCCCCGTGAACAATCGTTCTATTGCACTTCTACCGCACACATGCGGGCGGTCGTGGTGGCAGATGACAAGTCAATCATCTTTAAATGCGGAGGCgatctcgcgcagcacggcgcCCCGCCCAAGCTGACAACGGCCATGGTGCTCCTTACCTACGCCGTCGCAGCGACCGGTGACGCGGGGGGCACTGCCTGTCCCCCTTTCTAGTCGTCCGCATGCTTTGATGGATCTCGTGGCTTCCCACATCTGCAGGTCGCCTGCAAAGGTGTCGTCAGCGAgaccctttccctcccttcagATATCCGTGCGCAGTGTAGGCCCTCACCACTCGCGAGGAGCACTCCGCACTTCCCCAAAGCGATTGCTGAGGAACGCGCGCGTTGACAACTTTGCAAGCGCTCACGCGATGATGCCTCGTCCTCTCACACATTCCCTTTCCACTCCACTTTCTACTCACTTCGTTTCTCTTCCCGCTCTGTTCTCCACGCAATGCGGATTGTGCGCATGTGGGTCTTTGTAGaactgagagagaaaaagaggcctttgtgtgtgtgtgtgtgtgtgtcgctgaTACCCACTGCTCCTCTCGCGCCTACGAAAACGAAGCCAGAGCCATTGTCCAGCACGCATTCCAGTTCCCTCCTTACCTCTTCATAGACAGAATAGATTTCTCAAACGTGCTTCATGGATGTCAAGATAAAGAGCATCCACCTCGTGGCGAAGTGGATGTGGGACTGCAAGGGTGAAACTTGTGGCATCTGTCGCCAGGAGTACGAGGCAGTTTGCCCCACTTGCCGCGTGCCGGGTGACGACTGCCCAATCCTGACGAGTCCCTGCCACCATACGTTTCACTTGCACTGCATCACACGTGCattggagaaggaggagggccaGCCAGAGTGTCCGACGTGCCGCGCGCCGTGGCAAATCTAGAACAGGAATCAGCGCAATATGAGCTGGCTGATACTGTCACAGCTCGCTGGGATGCACCGGCTAGCATCCACGCTGAGCCACCTACTTCGTGGAGagtcccttttcttcctaCAAGACACCGCTAACCCTAATGTATGCGTGtcattcctctcttcttctttgcatcGACTAGGATCTCAGCTGATACTGCTTCAaggtctcttttttttttttttcactaGTGATAAGAGTACGGAAAGCTCATTTTTGAGCCGAAAGTGGATCCTACGATGGACCAAACCGGCTTAGTATCGCGTAGGGGCACGAAATCTGCAGCGTGAAGCGGAATGCCTGCGCCCTTCACCAATACCCATAATGGGAGTGTTTCGCTCGCAAAAGAGGGGCTCAGACCTCTACGCCGGCATCCCGCTAATCTCGTGTATTCTCTCTATTTCCTTGCGCCTGTTTTTGTGCTACACTTCCCACTACGCCATCCCCTTCCCCGATCCCTTCTGCCCTTCGGACTGCTTGTCTTCCTCgtcctaccccccccccccctacctcCCTCATACCTTTCGACTCACGGCCTGCGCAAGCCCCGGGTGCCCCcgtctcctttcctcctgcAAGGGTGTGCGCAGCAACTTACACTCTTTCATCGGCAGCACTGTGAACGAGGATCAAAGAATCACGGATCCGTAGGAAGACGGTAAATAGAAACCACATTGGGTTCGTGaagcacccacccactcattCATTAATGCgtcgctgtgctgctcgattcgccgctgcggcagtggccgcTGGTAGCGATAGCAACCTCCACAGTATCAGTCCATCAGCGTACAGTGGTGCGAAGAGTGCGGTGGCCGGCACGACGACCGAGTATAAGCACGTGCACACGGCAAACCCGTTGCCGTCACAGTTCATTCCGCCCGCGTCCGAGGCTCCGGAAAGGCTGCAGTCGTACGTGGAGCCGAAGCCGTTTATTAGCCTCCGCCGTATGCAGCTTTTCACTGTCTCCCTCGGTGTCGGTGGAGCTAGCGTAGCGCTGGTGTACTTCTTCCTCAGCACAAGCATCCGCAAccgcgtggaggaggagcagctgcagtttgATCGCGTAGTGGAACGCAACCGAATAGCCATGCAAGACCGCATCTCCGTCGTGCCGGTCTTCGTCGCGCCGAGCACGTACGACGAGCTGTACGCTAAAATGTTAGAAAAGGACAGGACGGTGGAGACGCAGCTCACCCAAGCCAAGAGCACCCTCCACACGGAAACCATGTTCCACGTAAAGATGTGGTGGAACCGGTGTCTGCGCAACATCCAGGCTGCCACAGACGCCTTCGTCGCCGCACAACTGCGTCACAAGGAAGCCCACGCAGAGGCAAACATCAAGGCAGCACTGCAGTACAACGGGTATGAACTAGTGAGCCTCTCCAAGGTTGACGCGTAGCCTGCCACaattgcttctctctctctctcttgatcGCCAAGATGCAAGTTTAAGCCTGTGCGTTGCATGATTCCCCTTTTTAGTGCTTTGAGCGATACGATGGGTGGAGGCGAGAATGCGGCAAAGGAGGAACGGACGAAGGTCTCTTTGCGGCGCTTCAGCGCAGGGTGGATTTCTGTGTGGAGAGTTGGTGTgtcccctttttttcgttctttgGTTGCCGACCTGTCGGACAGTATccgagaaaagggagggcaCATCCTCATTCTTTGTGATGGCCTGCTGgtcccctttcctttctttgtttgccccctccccctcctcctctcctgtcATCATTACTCGTTAGCTCTTCATCTGGTTGCAGTGAAACCTGCAGAGGCGCCTGCGTACGAGCCGTATCATGTGTGCGCCATCAGCAAGATGTGTTGctgtctttgtttttttttttgtgtgtgtgtgtgtgtgcgcgtgtgcgtgtgtacgaaCTGCCGGCGTAATCGGTGgctttcttcttgttttGCACCATGTCTCTCGTTCAGGCTTTTTTCTGTCCAGGACCCTCTTAGTTATCCTTCCTTGTGGCGCTGCCCTTACGAGGCGAAGGGGacgaagggggaaaagggcaACATGCGCAGGTGGGAGGCACGATGTCCGACCAGTAGCAGCGGAAAAAAGGAAATGTACCTAGCCTCGACgacgcagcgacgcacgAAATCAGAGACGGATGTCGAGTgtgggtggcagcggtggccacATACGTAATCAATCCCATGTACGCAATTCTGTTTGTGAGTGTAGCGATGTGGAGTGACGCTCTCACTTTTCTACGCTTTCTGCGTAGACAAAGTAGCACCCAGAGCACCTCActgctcctcttcgtcttccccGGCCATCTCTTCGCCTTtctgagtgtgtgtgtgtgtgtctgtttCTCCCCAGCGCTCCAGTGATGCACACAGCGacaatttttttttcgcacCGGTCTTGCACACTGAGGCacatcaccatcgccacaCAGCGATAGCCGACAGTACTGTCTTCAACCTCTGAGCTTCATCCCCACAGCCACGACGGCAAAGACCTCTCAGAGAGGAcatcaacacacacacacagtgaagGAAATCATGCTCGCATACTTGGAGAGTTACTTCGACCTAAGGAAG
This DNA window, taken from Leishmania panamensis strain MHOM/PA/94/PSC-1 chromosome 34 sequence, encodes the following:
- a CDS encoding hypothetical protein (TriTrypDB/GeneDB-style sysID: LpmP.34.4340), which produces MQPTWLPDTKASALLDELEAFFSQGSSTDRLRQFIGENEGTFALIASESAVNTDTEVSLRLYHLFQKYGSLIEALIGEFMATMEKPDESMLQSLTSAIQEEWKSPNAAYRCVCTSYVVASMDYKEFLEFVDDMYSMTHYRMLMDEDDDSGKDDSEGIADGASNSGWRIP
- a CDS encoding anaphase promoting complex subunit protein, putative (TriTrypDB/GeneDB-style sysID: LpmP.34.4360), whose translation is MDVKIKSIHLVAKWMWDCKGETCGICRQEYEAVCPTCRVPGDDCPILTSPCHHTFHLHCITRALEKEEGQPECPTCRAPWQI
- a CDS encoding hypothetical protein (TriTrypDB/GeneDB-style sysID: LpmP.34.4370); the protein is MRRCAARFAAAAVAAGSDSNLHSISPSAYSGAKSAVAGTTTEYKHVHTANPLPSQFIPPASEAPERLQSYVEPKPFISLRRMQLFTVSLGVGGASVALVYFFLSTSIRNRVEEEQLQFDRVVERNRIAMQDRISVVPVFVAPSTYDELYAKMLEKDRTVETQLTQAKSTLHTETMFHVKMWWNRCLRNIQAATDAFVAAQLRHKEAHAEANIKAALQYNGYELVSLSKVDA